A single window of Pseudarthrobacter psychrotolerans DNA harbors:
- a CDS encoding DUF3592 domain-containing protein has protein sequence MPTALEMAGPILEMMTWLCLPPGLALLFYSGILRRFVHPWTVAEAVVYADATGTGFRWFDRKYQVHHAPMSPHDIKDLAVGDTLPIYYHPKRPTQWQTAVPEAVGRTAVVLGRVLTGIGAVALIAGFFLPMF, from the coding sequence ATGCCCACTGCGCTTGAAATGGCAGGTCCCATCCTGGAAATGATGACCTGGCTGTGCCTTCCGCCGGGGCTTGCCCTGCTGTTCTACTCGGGCATCCTCCGGCGGTTTGTGCACCCGTGGACCGTTGCCGAAGCGGTGGTCTACGCGGACGCCACCGGAACGGGCTTCCGCTGGTTTGACCGCAAGTACCAGGTCCACCACGCCCCGATGTCACCCCACGACATCAAGGACCTGGCCGTGGGCGACACGCTGCCGATCTACTACCACCCCAAGCGCCCCACGCAGTGGCAGACCGCAGTGCCCGAAGCGGTGGGGCGGACCGCCGTCGTGCTTGGCCGTGTGCTCACCGGGATCGGTGCCGTGGCACTCATCGCGGGCTTTTTCCTGCCGATGTTCTGA
- a CDS encoding DUF2848 domain-containing protein, with product MTTLSFELPDGSTRTVQVKHLLNAGYAGREQEEVQAHIAELAELGVPGPATTPALYPVSPYLAQQVSEVRVQHARTSGEAEWALVITDDGVLLTVACDHTDRELEVHGVAWSKNASPDVLGRKAWRLEDVRGHLDQITLKGWVGESETPDTLIQDSSLEALLAPDYWLEVLTERGLNEPGTVLISGTVAMTGGVNQFARSWKVEMADPVTGATVDAQYVVEQMAEPIG from the coding sequence ATGACGACTCTGAGCTTCGAACTTCCCGACGGCAGCACCCGGACAGTCCAGGTCAAGCACCTCCTGAACGCCGGTTATGCAGGGCGGGAGCAGGAGGAAGTCCAGGCCCACATTGCCGAACTGGCGGAACTGGGCGTTCCGGGCCCCGCCACCACGCCCGCGCTCTACCCGGTCTCGCCGTACCTGGCGCAGCAGGTTTCCGAAGTCCGGGTGCAGCATGCCCGGACGTCAGGCGAAGCCGAATGGGCGTTGGTCATTACGGACGACGGCGTGCTGCTGACGGTCGCGTGCGACCACACGGACCGCGAGCTTGAGGTCCATGGGGTGGCCTGGAGCAAGAACGCCAGCCCGGACGTCCTGGGCCGGAAGGCGTGGCGGCTGGAGGACGTGCGCGGCCACCTGGACCAGATCACGCTTAAGGGCTGGGTGGGGGAGAGCGAAACCCCGGACACGCTGATCCAGGACAGCTCGCTGGAAGCCCTGCTGGCCCCGGACTACTGGCTGGAGGTGCTCACGGAGCGCGGCTTGAATGAGCCGGGCACGGTCCTCATTTCCGGCACGGTGGCCATGACCGGCGGGGTGAACCAGTTCGCCCGCAGCTGGAAAGTGGAGATGGCAGACCCCGTGACAGGAGCCACCGTGGATGCCCAGTACGTGGTGGAGCAGATGGCCGAGCCCATCGGCTGA
- a CDS encoding MFS transporter, producing the protein MANVPVPASGAAPRPDKPIHPKGLYKAFAASLTGTALEWYDFAVYSAAAAVVFPLVFFPSSDPLTGTILAFSTYAVGYVSRPVGGIIFGRLGDRIGRKKVLVTTLMIIGVATVLIGVLPGYATIGIAAPIILVLLRFAQGVGVGGEWGGAVLLSSEYGDPHRRGFWASAAQVGPPAGNLMANGALAVLTLTLTEEQFIGFGWRIAFLVSALLVGFGLWIRLKLEDTPIFKAIEAHGEQPGAPVREVFSKELRPLVAATLCRVGPDVLYALFTVFTLTYGIQALGYERSQVLTAVLIGSAFQLFMIPLAGAVSDRFNRRLVYGTAAVVGAVWTFIFFGVLGADNEPMLIVGIVLGLMAHSFMYGPQAAFIVEQFSPRLRSTGSSLAYTFAGVIGGAIAPLMFTLLLAQFGTWIPVAIYVAVAAGVTAVGLALGRDSNTVEDEDYRLLLEGSVAARQKSVTGNAN; encoded by the coding sequence ATGGCTAACGTCCCAGTTCCGGCTTCCGGCGCAGCGCCGCGTCCGGACAAGCCGATTCACCCCAAGGGCCTGTACAAGGCCTTCGCCGCCAGCCTCACCGGCACCGCCCTCGAGTGGTACGACTTCGCCGTCTACTCGGCCGCGGCCGCCGTCGTATTTCCCCTCGTCTTCTTCCCGTCATCAGATCCCCTGACCGGCACCATCCTGGCCTTCTCCACCTATGCGGTGGGCTACGTGTCCCGCCCTGTCGGCGGCATCATCTTCGGCCGGCTCGGTGACAGGATCGGCCGCAAGAAGGTCCTGGTGACCACCCTGATGATCATCGGCGTTGCCACCGTCCTGATCGGCGTGCTGCCAGGCTACGCAACCATCGGCATCGCGGCCCCGATCATCCTGGTGCTGCTGCGCTTCGCCCAGGGGGTGGGCGTCGGCGGCGAATGGGGCGGCGCCGTGCTGCTCTCCAGTGAATACGGTGATCCCCACCGGCGCGGTTTCTGGGCCTCTGCAGCCCAGGTGGGCCCGCCCGCCGGCAACCTCATGGCCAACGGCGCCCTGGCTGTCCTGACCCTCACCCTCACCGAGGAACAGTTCATCGGTTTCGGCTGGCGCATCGCGTTCCTGGTCTCGGCCCTGCTGGTCGGTTTCGGCCTCTGGATCCGCCTGAAGCTGGAAGACACCCCCATCTTCAAGGCCATCGAAGCCCACGGCGAACAGCCCGGCGCCCCTGTCCGCGAGGTCTTCAGCAAGGAACTCCGGCCCCTCGTGGCTGCCACATTGTGCCGGGTGGGCCCGGACGTGCTCTACGCCCTGTTCACCGTTTTCACCCTCACCTACGGCATCCAGGCCCTCGGCTACGAACGCAGCCAGGTCCTCACGGCAGTCCTGATCGGCTCCGCGTTCCAGCTTTTTATGATCCCGCTCGCCGGCGCTGTGTCCGACCGTTTCAACCGCCGTCTGGTCTACGGCACCGCAGCTGTGGTGGGTGCCGTGTGGACGTTCATCTTCTTTGGCGTCCTGGGCGCCGACAACGAGCCGATGCTCATCGTCGGCATTGTGCTGGGCCTCATGGCGCACTCGTTTATGTACGGCCCGCAGGCTGCCTTCATCGTGGAGCAGTTCTCTCCGAGGCTCCGGTCCACCGGCAGCTCACTGGCCTACACCTTTGCCGGTGTGATCGGCGGCGCCATCGCCCCGCTGATGTTCACCCTGCTGTTGGCTCAGTTCGGCACGTGGATTCCCGTAGCCATCTACGTGGCAGTCGCCGCAGGCGTCACCGCCGTGGGCCTGGCGCTTGGCCGCGACTCGAACACGGTGGAGGACGAGGACTACCGCCTGCTGCTGGAAGGTTCCGTGGCAGCGCGGCAAAAGTCGGTCACCGGCAACGCCAACTGA
- a CDS encoding GntR family transcriptional regulator: protein MRKSSGTAASGREKAYAYLRENILIDPDVQGKFLNEQELAAEIGVSRTPVREALLLLVSDGLVELIPQRGAYVPPVTGREMSELMELRGVLESHAARLVIEQRRVPAKTMQDTLDQQARLPEQLNAEAAQEFIRLDTLFHQLLIDAAGNELISRTYSKLHVRQILVGVSALFRAGDRRGKVCAEHQDILDALVSGDAAKAQEAIDHHLAVTRDILLRT, encoded by the coding sequence ATGCGAAAAAGTTCGGGGACAGCGGCGTCCGGCCGCGAAAAGGCGTACGCGTACCTGCGCGAAAACATCCTGATTGACCCAGATGTGCAGGGGAAGTTCCTGAACGAGCAGGAGCTGGCCGCCGAGATCGGCGTCTCGCGGACTCCGGTCCGGGAGGCCCTCCTGCTGCTGGTCTCGGACGGCCTGGTGGAACTGATCCCGCAGCGCGGGGCCTATGTTCCGCCGGTGACGGGCCGCGAAATGTCGGAGCTCATGGAACTCCGGGGTGTGCTTGAAAGCCACGCCGCCCGCCTGGTTATCGAACAGCGCCGCGTTCCTGCGAAAACGATGCAGGACACCCTGGATCAGCAGGCCCGGCTTCCCGAGCAGTTGAATGCGGAGGCTGCGCAGGAGTTCATCCGGCTGGACACCCTCTTCCATCAGCTGCTGATCGACGCCGCGGGCAATGAGCTCATCTCCCGAACGTACAGCAAGCTCCACGTCCGGCAGATCCTCGTGGGAGTCTCTGCCCTTTTCCGCGCCGGAGACCGGCGCGGAAAGGTGTGCGCCGAACACCAGGACATCCTCGATGCCCTGGTGTCCGGCGACGCCGCGAAGGCGCAGGAAGCTATTGACCATCACCTGGCTGTCACCCGGGATATCCTGCTCCGCACCTAA
- a CDS encoding carbon-nitrogen hydrolase family protein — MRLAVAQIITGADLAANLELIRDYATRAKAAGAELVVFPEAAMRAFGNSLKDIAEPLDGPWAAAVRSIAHELDITVVAGMFTPGDGGRVRNTLLVTGPGVETFYDKIHLFDAFGFAESDTVDAGTAPVTFEVNGTTFGLATCYDVRFPALFTANAKAGAQVNIVCASWGAGEGKADQWDLLVRARALDSTTFVVACGQGDPASVGTASAGKAPTGVGHSAVISPLGAALVALGGEPELAVVDIDPAVVAEVRGKLPVLANARTF, encoded by the coding sequence ATGCGTTTAGCAGTGGCCCAAATCATAACCGGAGCCGATCTGGCCGCCAACCTCGAGCTGATTCGAGACTACGCCACGCGGGCCAAAGCCGCGGGAGCGGAGCTTGTGGTGTTCCCGGAAGCCGCCATGCGCGCGTTCGGCAACAGCCTGAAGGACATTGCCGAGCCGCTGGACGGGCCATGGGCCGCCGCCGTCCGCAGCATTGCCCACGAGCTGGACATCACCGTGGTGGCGGGCATGTTCACCCCGGGCGACGGCGGCCGCGTGCGGAATACCCTGCTGGTCACCGGCCCGGGCGTCGAGACCTTCTACGACAAGATCCACCTTTTTGATGCCTTTGGTTTCGCGGAGTCCGATACCGTGGACGCCGGAACAGCCCCCGTGACCTTCGAGGTGAACGGCACCACCTTCGGCCTGGCCACCTGCTACGACGTACGGTTCCCGGCACTGTTCACGGCCAATGCCAAAGCCGGCGCCCAGGTCAACATCGTCTGCGCCTCGTGGGGTGCCGGCGAGGGCAAAGCTGATCAGTGGGATCTCCTGGTCCGGGCCCGCGCGTTGGACAGCACCACCTTCGTGGTGGCCTGCGGACAAGGCGATCCGGCCAGCGTCGGCACCGCCTCCGCAGGCAAGGCTCCCACCGGCGTCGGCCACAGCGCCGTCATCTCTCCCCTGGGTGCTGCACTGGTGGCCCTCGGCGGCGAACCGGAACTCGCCGTCGTCGACATTGACCCGGCCGTCGTTGCCGAGGTCCGCGGCAAACTGCCTGTCCTGGCCAACGCCCGGACCTTCTGA
- a CDS encoding ammonium transporter: MEISAQHVWMMIAAAMVLFMTPGLGLFYGGMTRAKAALNMIMMSFISAGIVGVVWVLWGYSMTTGEGILGIFGNPFANFGLQNILGSPDLIKAGFSATFAIVTVALISGAIADRAKFSAWAVFVPLWVTLVYCPLAYMIWGGGLMSAGGAITEVFGQVIDFAGGAVVEISSGTAALVLALLVGQRHGFAKDPSHRPHNVPFIMLGAAILWFGWFGFNGGAATTAEQAGLIWINTLVTPAAAMLSWLLTEKIRHGHPTSLGAASGVVAGLVAITPSCANISPVAAIGLGLVAGAACCVFVDLKYRFGLDDSLDVVGVHLGAGLIGTLALGFITLPVNGQGGGLFYGGGLQQLTAQAVAVVVTVALSGGVTLVIGRAINRTIGFRVSHEAEMVGVDLSEHAETAYAFGGLGSHFNPLVRGVTVSAAAPSAAPAPAKEDSFA, from the coding sequence GTGGAGATCAGTGCGCAACACGTCTGGATGATGATCGCGGCGGCAATGGTGCTGTTCATGACACCCGGGCTCGGTCTCTTCTATGGCGGCATGACGCGCGCCAAGGCAGCGCTGAACATGATCATGATGAGCTTCATCTCCGCCGGCATCGTCGGAGTTGTGTGGGTTCTGTGGGGATACTCCATGACCACCGGCGAGGGAATCCTGGGCATTTTTGGCAACCCCTTCGCCAACTTTGGGCTGCAGAACATCCTGGGCTCCCCTGACCTCATCAAGGCAGGCTTCAGCGCCACGTTCGCCATTGTCACCGTGGCCCTCATCAGCGGGGCCATCGCGGACCGCGCCAAGTTCAGCGCCTGGGCAGTGTTTGTGCCGCTGTGGGTCACTTTGGTCTATTGCCCGCTTGCCTACATGATCTGGGGCGGCGGGCTCATGAGCGCCGGCGGAGCCATCACCGAGGTCTTCGGCCAGGTCATCGACTTCGCCGGCGGTGCCGTGGTGGAAATCAGCTCGGGCACGGCGGCCCTGGTCCTGGCCCTGTTGGTTGGCCAGCGCCACGGCTTCGCCAAGGATCCCAGCCACCGCCCGCACAACGTCCCCTTCATCATGCTGGGTGCAGCCATCCTGTGGTTCGGCTGGTTCGGGTTCAACGGCGGCGCCGCCACCACCGCGGAGCAGGCCGGCCTGATCTGGATCAACACCCTGGTCACCCCCGCCGCCGCCATGCTCAGCTGGCTGCTGACGGAGAAGATCCGCCACGGCCACCCCACGTCCCTGGGCGCAGCCTCCGGTGTTGTCGCCGGCCTGGTGGCCATCACACCGTCCTGCGCCAACATCAGCCCAGTGGCCGCCATCGGCCTGGGCCTGGTTGCCGGGGCGGCCTGCTGCGTGTTTGTTGACCTGAAGTACCGGTTCGGGCTTGACGACTCCCTGGACGTGGTGGGAGTCCACCTCGGCGCCGGGCTGATCGGCACGCTCGCCCTGGGCTTCATCACCCTCCCCGTGAACGGCCAGGGCGGCGGCCTCTTCTACGGCGGCGGTCTCCAGCAGCTGACGGCTCAGGCCGTAGCGGTAGTGGTCACCGTGGCCCTCTCCGGTGGTGTGACCCTGGTGATCGGCCGGGCCATCAACAGGACCATCGGGTTCCGGGTGAGCCATGAAGCCGAGATGGTAGGCGTGGATCTTTCCGAGCATGCCGAGACCGCCTACGCCTTCGGTGGGCTGGGTAGCCACTTCAACCCGCTGGTCCGCGGCGTCACTGTGTCTGCTGCCGCTCCCTCAGCCGCGCCCGCTCCCGCCAAGGAAGACTCCTTCGCCTAA
- a CDS encoding DUF1992 domain-containing protein, with protein MGGESAFRRRLERAAELRSYRGAGISAGEEAELEAAEAKERDKRKKVDDARRAEYLIRDAMVQGKFDNLKYAGKPIPGLGEAYDPDWWVKGLIQRENISGLGPQAILLRTEDAELEGRLDAQFTEKQVRDILADFNARVVDARRQLQGGPPVITKTRDVDAEVARWHERRAARAQAAPPEPEPQRTWWQRLWRGTT; from the coding sequence ATGGGCGGCGAGAGTGCCTTCAGGCGCCGGCTGGAACGGGCTGCCGAGCTCCGGTCCTACCGCGGAGCCGGGATCAGCGCCGGGGAAGAGGCCGAGCTTGAGGCCGCCGAGGCGAAGGAACGGGACAAGCGCAAGAAGGTGGACGATGCCCGGCGGGCGGAGTATCTGATCCGGGACGCCATGGTGCAGGGCAAATTCGACAACCTCAAATACGCCGGCAAGCCGATCCCCGGGCTGGGGGAGGCCTACGATCCCGACTGGTGGGTCAAGGGCCTGATCCAGCGGGAAAACATCAGCGGACTGGGGCCCCAGGCCATCCTGCTCCGCACCGAAGACGCCGAACTGGAGGGCCGCCTTGATGCCCAGTTCACCGAAAAGCAGGTCCGGGACATCCTCGCTGACTTCAACGCCCGCGTGGTCGACGCCCGCCGCCAGCTCCAGGGCGGTCCTCCGGTGATCACCAAAACGCGGGACGTCGACGCCGAGGTGGCGCGCTGGCACGAACGCCGTGCGGCTCGCGCACAGGCCGCCCCGCCCGAACCGGAACCACAGCGCACCTGGTGGCAGCGGCTCTGGCGCGGCACCACTTAG